A DNA window from Hordeum vulgare subsp. vulgare chromosome 1H, MorexV3_pseudomolecules_assembly, whole genome shotgun sequence contains the following coding sequences:
- the LOC123448918 gene encoding anthocyanidin 5,3-O-glucosyltransferase-like — protein sequence MRPAMGDTVVLNPGLGVGHLVPMVELAKLFLRGGLAATVIVNGPPGKATDTSAAVARAAAANPSVRFHVLPAPPDVDAGGTTPPDAAAQAPNPFVLLRRMNAPLRDYLRSVLPSVRALVLDMLCFCADAIDVAAELGVPAYVFYTGSASSLAVNLYLPRMQAEIGDASLGEIGDAPLSFPGNRPFKPTDLPELALDRHNEVYKSFLHAFQRMPESRGIVVNTFEWLETTALRAIRDGACVPDRAMPPVYCVGPMVSAAGGGEKKHECLAWLDAQPEKSVVFLCFGSMGTFPVKQLEEIAVGLERSGQRFLWVVQSPRTDGGPDLLADAPVEPDLAALLPEGFLERTGGRGFVVKSWVPQANVLRHRATGAFVTHCGWNSTLEAIVAGLPLICWPLYAEQRQNKVFVVEEMGAGVEMVGYDEEVVAAAEVEAKVRWVMESKGGAALRERAMAAKDKALQALDEGGASRTAFAEFLRDL from the coding sequence ATGCGTCCGGCCATGGGAGACACGGTGGTTCTCAACCCCGGCCTCGGCGTGGGCCACCTGGTGCCCATGGTGGAGCTGGCCAAGCTCTTCCTGCGCGGCGGCCTCGCCGCCACCGTCATCGTCAACGGCCCGCCGGGCAAGGCCACGGACACCTCGGCCGCCGTCGCGCGCGCCGCGGCGGCCAACCCGTCCGTCCGCTTCCACGTGCTGCCCGCGCCGCCCGACGTCGACGCCGGAGGCACGACCCCGCCGGACGCCGCCGCACAGGCGCCCAACCCCTTCGTCCTCCTGCGCCGCATGAACGCGCCGCTCCGCGACTACCTCCGCTCGGTGCTGCCCTCGGTGCGCGCCCTCGTGCTCGACATGTTGTGCTTCTGCGCGGACGCCATCGACGTCGCCGCCGAGCTCGGCGTGCCGGCCTACGTCTTCTACACCGGCAGCGCCAGCAGCCTCGCTGTCAACCTCTACCTCCCGCGCATGCAGGCCGAGATCGGCGACGCCAGCCTCGGCGAGATCGGCGACGCGCCGCTCTCCTTCCCGGGGAACCGCCCCTTCAAGCCCACCGACCTCCCCGAGCTCGCGCTCGACCGCCACAACGAGGTGTACAAGAGCTTCCTGCACGCGTTCCAGCGGATGCCGGAGTCCCGGGGCATCGTCGTCAACACGTTCGAGTGGCTGGAGACCACGGCGCTGCGCGCGATCAGGGACGGCGCGTGCGTCCCCGACCGCGCCATGCCGCCCGTCTACTGCGTCGGGCCGATGGTCTCGGCCGCCGGCGGCGGAGAGAAGAAGCACGAGTGCCTGGCGTGGCTGGACGCGCAGCCGGAGAAGAGCGTCGTGTTCCTCTGCTTCGGGAGCATGGGCACCTTCCCCGTGAAGCAGCTGGAGGAGATCGCCGTCGGGCTGGAGCGGTCCGGGCAGAGGTTCCTGTGGGTGGTGCAGAGCCCGCGCACGGACGGCGGGCCGGACCTGCTGGCGGACGCGCCCGTGGAGCCGGACCTCGCCGCGCTGCTGCCGGAGGGGTTCCTGGAGCGCACCGGCGGCCGCGGCTTCGTCGTCAAGTCGTGGGTGCCGCAGGCGAACGTGCTGCGGCACCGTGCGACGGGCGCCTTCGTGACGCACTGCGGGTGGAACTCGACGCTGGAGGCGATCGTGGCGGGGCTGCCGCTCATCTGCTGGCCGCTGTACGCGGAGCAGCGGCAGAACAAGGTTTTCGTGGTGGAGGAGATGGGCGCCGGCGTGGAGATGGTCGGGTATgatgaggaggtggtggcggcggcggaggtggaGGCCAAGGTGCGGTGGGTGATGGAGTCCAagggcggggcggcgctgcgggagCGAGCCATGGCGGCCAAGGACAAGGCACTCCAGGCGCTGGACGAAGGCGGGGCGTCCCGGACGGCGTTTGCTGAGTTTCTTAGAGATCTTTAG